One Rickettsia akari str. Hartford genomic window, TGGTAGTTTCATAATAAAAAATTTCTTAATATATAAGGCTATAATATTAATAATTTTTATATGTCAAACAATATCCTCTAGGATATCTAGGTAATGCTTTACCAATCGTAGCAACTTCGCTTCAGTGCTTAAGTTTTTTACTGCCCATTTTTTAATCCAAGGTTCGGCGAGTTGCCACATATTAACATTACCGTCTAGCTGTCTACCTATCCCTTCAACCATTATCAAAGTCTTTTGCAATAACAATAATTCCGGTTGTACTTCCATGCCGAACTCTTCAGTGATTTTAAATAAATGTGCAAGCAGCTTACCTATGGAAATATTTTTCGTGGGTATCCCTACTATAGGCTCAGTAACTGCTCTACAACTTTGAGCGAATAAATCTAAATCGGTATTTGATGGGATGTAGCCGGCTCTTAAATGTACTTTAGCCACTAATTTATAATCACGTTTTAAAAAACCGAATAGACTTTCGGCAACAGCTAAACGATCTTTTTCTTTAAGTCTGCCCATAATACCAAAATCAAGTAAAATTATCTTACCTTGCTTATTCACTAAAATATTGCCTGCATGTAAATCAGCATGAAAAAACCCATCTCTATAGGCTTGATTGAAAAACATTACGGCAAAATTCTGAGCTATTTTTGTAGGCTCTAATCCCAATTCTTCTAGCCGCAAAGTATCATATATAGAAGTTCCTTCTAACCACTCAGTAGTTAGTATATTTTCTGATGTTAAGTCCCAATATATTTTAGGGATTATCACATTAACATCATGTCGCATATTATCCATAAGCTCAGAAGCAGCTGCCGCTTCTAACCTTAAATCAAGCTCAAATCTCATAGTTTCATGAAATTTATCAACTACTTTAATTGGTTTTAGCCTTTTTGCTTTAGAAAATTTTGCGATAATTTTTGCAAGAAAATATAGCAGCTTAATATCTCTGTTATATTTTTTATGAATACCCGGACGCAGAATTTTTACCGCAACATATTCACCAGTTGCGAGTTGGGCCTTATGTACCTGGGAGATTGATGCGGCGGCAATGGGGGAGTTGTTTAAAAACAATGTCATCCCGAGACTTGATTGTGGGATCCAGTCTTTTTTAATTTTTTTCTGGATACCGTGGTCAAGCCACGGGCTGACAATACACTTACCAAACTCCCTCTCTATAATTTCTCTAGCCACCACACCATCAAACGGAGCTAGCTTATCCTGCAATACCCTTAAATTACCTGCTATCTCTGCTCCTACTAAATCAGGTCTTGTCGAAAGAGTTTGTCCGAATTTTATATAAATAGGTCCAAGATCGCTTAAACAATCTATTAGGCGTTTGCCATAATCTTCATACGGTTTTTTAAATAATGATAACGGAGCAGAAAATAAAGCTAATATATAACCGATAAACGTAAAATACTTAGGGCTTCTTGAATCAATTAGAATTCGTTTTTTACTGATGATACGAAAAATACGTATTAAATTAAAAAAATTATTTATCATATCTTATATCCACTGTGAATAGCAACTATTCCGCCACTTAAATTTTTATAACCAACTTCCTCAAAACCGGCTTCTTTAATCATTATTCTAAACTCGTCTTGTGAGGGGAATAACTCGATACTTTCAACCAAATATTCATATGCTTCTTTATTACCAGTGATGACCTGACCGATGGTAGGTATAATACTAAATGAATAAAATTTATAAAAATCTTTAAAATAACTTTCTTTTACCTTTGAAAACTCAAGGCATATAAACTTACCCATCGGTTTTAGAACTCTATAAGCTTCTTTTAAAGCTTTATTAATATCAGGTACGTTTCTAATACCGAATGCTATAGTATAATAATCGAAACTATTATCCGGGTAAGGTAATTCTTCGGCACTTGCTACAGTAAATTTAAGGTTCTGAAATAGGTTTAGATCAATTGTTTTCTTTTTAGCATTCTTTAGCATCTCTTCATTGATGTCACTTAAAGTTAAAGCAATATTATTGCCTCTATCTCTTGCTTTTTTAGCAAGTTTTAAAGCAATATCACCGCTACCGCTAGCGACGTCTAATATATGAGAGTTAAGATTTGGGATTCGCCTAATAAATTCATCTTTCCATAAGCGATGTAACCCAAAGCTCATTAAGTCATTCATTAAATCATACTTATCAGCGACATTAGAAAAAACGCTATTTACTAATCCTTGTTTTTTAGTGTAGTCTACTTTTTTAAAGCCAAAATCTATGTGATTCATTTATATATATATGAAATTTTTATACCCGAGGCATGAATGGGAAAATCTTTTGTATTTCTAGTAACTAATAAGCTGTTGCTGTACTTAGCGGTCGCCCATATTATAGCATCAGGTAATTTAATTCTATTTTCTTCTCTAATAATTACAGCAATGTCTGAAATTTTTTCATGTAAATTAACTATAGTAAAGTTATTTAAAATTCCTTTATTGTTTCTTGTTTATCTATCCAAAATTTACATTTAGTAATTATACTAATTTGATGATTTCTATATAACTGAAGTTCTTCATAAGCAGCTAAATTGCCAAGCAAATAATCTATTAATATGTTGGTATCAAATACTGCTTTCATTTATTCCATTCATCCTTTAATTTAGCTTGATATACTAAACTGTCTAACTCCTTATTTTCCATATACCAAAAGAGGCTTCATAACTCTTTTGGCTTTCAATATCATCAGCAATATAATTAGTTATAGCTTGTCTTATAATCTGAGTTCGGGATATTTGATTTTTTTAGATAATTGATCTAAAATTTTAATTTGTGTATCCGGTATATCAATAATAGTTCTCATAATAGTTTCTATTATGTATTGATGTATTATGTGTAAGTTATCATTATTTGATATATTATAAACGTAAAATTATTAAAATAATAGCAAAAATGCCATAACTTCCTGAAGTAGAAACTATTAAAAACTCCCTGAAAGATAAGCTAATTAGACTTATTATAGAAACTGTAGAGTTAAAAAGAGATAATTTACGTTATAAACCATCCACGCTTTTAGCTACAGAAATCTTAAATACTAATATACTTGATGTTAGGCGTCGTGCAAAATATTTAATTATAGATTTTAATAATGATTATTCCTTAATCGTTCACCTAGGCATGAGTGGTAGATTTACTCTACAATCTGCTAATTATAAAACTCAAAAACATGATCATGTAATTTTCAATTTAAATAACTCCGAAAAGCTAATTTTCAATGATACTAGACGCTTTGGAATGATTTATCATTTAAAAACTCACTTATTGAAAAAAGAATTTTTTACTAATTTAGGAATAGAGCCGCTTTCTGATTGATTAACACTGGGATATTTAAAAAGCAAATTAATTACTCAAAGAATACCGATAAAAACTTTATTATGGATAAGAGAGTTATAGTCGGAGTCGGCAATATTTACGCTTCCGAAAGTCTTCATTTAGCTATAATTCATCCGGATAAATTAGGTAGCAATTTAAGGGCTGATGAAATAGAAAGTTTAATTAAATCAATTAGAGAGGTGATAACTAAAACTATAACTACCGAAGGTACTACTCTTAAAGATTTTGTAAACAGCGATAACAAACCTGGTTACTTTACTCAGCAACTTACGGTTTACAGCAGAGAAGGACAAAGTTGTTTACACTGCTCCAGTAATATTACTAAAGCAAAACATTCAGGCAGGAGTACTTTTTATTGTAAAACCTGTCAATATAGTGAATGTACTTGACATATTTTTAAAACTATTTATAAATCTCCCTATTGTTTATTCAATTATTGTAAAATATATTATAATAAAGCCGGTAATTATAGCAGATGGTAGCGGTAAAAGACTATGGTCTTTATCATCTAAGGAGAAACCGAAACAATTTAAAAAAATATTGAGTAATCTAACTTTAACTACAGCAAACATTAACTAGAAATAAATTTCTGGGACAACCTACTGTTATGACTTCCAAAACATATGAATCAATCACTAAAGAACAAGCAGTAGAAATAAAATTAATTACCGAACCTTTACAAAAAAAATACTGCAGTTTGTGCTATCATTACGGCATTATCGGCTAAAGCACAATTGGTTGATATCGTAGTGTTAATACCTTCAGACCATCACATATCGTATAATATAAATTACTTTAATACTATAAATGGAGATTTACATTATGTTAATGAATTTGATATTTGCATTATAGGCATTCCTATAAATTTTATAAGTGCCGAGTATGGCTAAACACTGGATTATCAATTGCAGCAAATGTTTATCTAGTTGATCACTTCATTGACCAACCTATATTAGAGCAAGCAAAAACATTTTCAAAGTAATGAATATTTTTGGAATTCAGGAATTTTTGTATACGATCTTCAATGCTTCTGCAACTTAGCAATAAACCTTCAACCTGATTTATTGTGTATTGCAGAAAAAGCATTTAATACTGCTATAAAACATGAAAAAAGTTTGACAATAGACAGATGAGCCTTATAATGTAATATATTTAGGGAATTGTCATGATACAAGCTGATTTTGTTTGGAACGATCTTGGTACTTGGCATTCCTTATTACAGCTAACACAACCAAATATAAACGATAATTATTGCGAGGGAAACGTAGTAACAAGCAATACTACAAACTCTTTAATTAGTTCTAATAATAAATTAACTAACGTAGTAGATCTTGAAAATATCATAATTATCGATACTGTGAACGGTCTTGTGGTTGGCGATAAATCAAAAATAAATACAATTCAAGACTTAGTATTGATTGGAAGTAAACTCGGAAATACAGAATGTACACAGCTTATTGATTCATATCCTACAAAATATACAAGCTTTGAGTATACTGTTAATAATTTTATTCAGAATTATGTGGGACAATCTGATATCACTTCTGATAATGCTATATTGTCAGCTGCTTGCTCCGATACTTTAAATATTGCCATTTTAGGAGACATAAATTATAAGAATATGTACAACCAAGGTTGGACACATATTATTACATAATTTACTACTAATATTCAAGGATATTGACATAGTATTACTGCTTATATATCCTATTTTTATGAGGCTTAAACCTCTTCATTATAGTACAAGATGTTGCATTATGTCCAATTTATAGGAAATATTTTATTTTTTTAAGAATATAGCGAATAACGGAAAACGCTATGAGGTATGTTTTTAAAAAATTAAAAGATAATGGATAAATTGCACCTCTTCGGAAACGAGGGTTTGGGGCGACATTTGAAGGAGACACGGCAGTGCTTGCCACTGCAGCGTACTCAATGGTACGTGATGATGCGAGTTTAGGCGCTACGTACAAATTGCCCCTAGAAGTAGAATTTCCGAAGAGATCTATTGAATATAATTACAACTGCTCTTACTATAAATATCTCTAATCTTATAAACTTCAAAAATTTGTAAGTTATAGGAATAACTTAGTAATAAAGAAGTTCATTTTAGTTGAGTTACAACATGAAAAATGCTACAGAAGAACAAATAATAATATCTGAATTCAAAAATGATGAAGACGTAAGTAAAGAAAAGAAAAGATTAAAAGCAGAAGATTCACGAAAGCAACTTACAGCAATACTAATAACATTTGGTATTATTTTAACCGGTTTTCTAACTTTTACTTATTTCTTTTTTAATTACATAGAAGAAAAAGCGGAACAATATAAACAAAATCAACAACAAGAAATGCAAAAAACTACTAAAAGTTGAATATTAGATTACCGCACTGCTCCTTTAATTATGGTCTTGTTACATAGATGCTCTATCATTCCAGCAAAGTATTCTTGCGTGGATAACACCCAGGCATTGCAAGCAAACATTGTTGTATGGATCGATTGCACCTCTGTCATACCGTGGCTTGACCACGGTATCTAGTAAGATAACTAAAAATACTAATAATATTAGTATTTTGAACTAAACACCGTGGTCAAGACCATAGTACTGGACAATTGCTATTCTATGTCATGCACGTGCAGGCGAGAATCCAGATAAAGTAACCTTAATATCGATACACAATTATATATTTAATAAAATCAACATATAAAAAACTTGTTTTTATATGTTGTACTAGATTCCTGCTTTCGCAGGAATGACATCACGGTCTTGTCAAAAACTATCCGGTACTATACAGAGGAAAATACTGATTCATGAAACAAGGCTGCGACCGCCAGGAGCGTGGCACTCCACAAAAATAACAAAAAATTCTGATTTACAGAATTTTTTCTTCCTTGCTGTGTCAATTACTTACATAATTTCCTTGCAATCACTATTTTTATACTGCCTTAAGTTTAGATTACTTGAAATTAGTTTTATCAAAATCATAGATAAAATCTTTGATAATAGGTACTATAAACTGTTTAAATTTACTTCCGCTAAATACCCCGTAATGCCCTGCACCTTTCTGTACATGGTATCTTTTCATTGATTCAGGTATATTTGCACAAAGTTTTAAAGCAGCTTTTGTTTGCCCTACTGCTGCAATGTCATCTAATTCCCCTTCAATACCAAGTAAAGCACATCTAGTAATATGTTTTAAATCGATCGGACGCTTCTCAGAAACTAATTTACCTCTTGCTAACGAAAATTGTTGGAATACTTCATCTATAGTTTGTAAGTAAAACTCTGCCGGCATATCCATACCTGCTAAATACTCATCATAAAATTTAATAGTATGATCAGCTTTTTTATAATCAGAATTTAATAAACTTTGCCATAATTCTAAATGTGAATCTATGTGACGGAATAAGTTTAAACTCATAAAGCCGGCAAGTTGGAGAAAGCCGGGATATACTGTTCTGCCATAACCAGGATAGTTTGGCGGCACCTTCATTGTAACCATTTTGCAAAACCATTCTAAACTTTTACTTTGAGCAAATTCATTAACTGCTGTAGGGTTTTTTCTAGCATCAATAGGTCCCCCAATCAAAATCATCGAACTCGGCACATTTGGACTATTACTCTCCGACATTAAGCTAATGGCAG contains:
- the ubiB gene encoding 2-polyprenylphenol 6-hydroxylase, which gives rise to MINNFFNLIRIFRIISKKRILIDSRSPKYFTFIGYILALFSAPLSLFKKPYEDYGKRLIDCLSDLGPIYIKFGQTLSTRPDLVGAEIAGNLRVLQDKLAPFDGVVAREIIEREFGKCIVSPWLDHGIQKKIKKDWIPQSSLGMTLFLNNSPIAAASISQVHKAQLATGEYVAVKILRPGIHKKYNRDIKLLYFLAKIIAKFSKAKRLKPIKVVDKFHETMRFELDLRLEAAAASELMDNMRHDVNVIIPKIYWDLTSENILTTEWLEGTSIYDTLRLEELGLEPTKIAQNFAVMFFNQAYRDGFFHADLHAGNILVNKQGKIILLDFGIMGRLKEKDRLAVAESLFGFLKRDYKLVAKVHLRAGYIPSNTDLDLFAQSCRAVTEPIVGIPTKNISIGKLLAHLFKITEEFGMEVQPELLLLQKTLIMVEGIGRQLDGNVNMWQLAEPWIKKWAVKNLSTEAKLLRLVKHYLDILEDIV
- the ubiE gene encoding bifunctional demethylmenaquinone methyltransferase/2-methoxy-6-polyprenyl-1,4-benzoquinol methylase UbiE produces the protein MNHIDFGFKKVDYTKKQGLVNSVFSNVADKYDLMNDLMSFGLHRLWKDEFIRRIPNLNSHILDVASGSGDIALKLAKKARDRGNNIALTLSDINEEMLKNAKKKTIDLNLFQNLKFTVASAEELPYPDNSFDYYTIAFGIRNVPDINKALKEAYRVLKPMGKFICLEFSKVKESYFKDFYKFYSFSIIPTIGQVITGNKEAYEYLVESIELFPSQDEFRIMIKEAGFEEVGYKNLSGGIVAIHSGYKI
- a CDS encoding PIN domain-containing protein; the encoded protein is MLNNFTIVNLHEKISDIAVIIREENRIKLPDAIIWATAKYSNSLLVTRNTKDFPIHASGIKISYIYK
- a CDS encoding mannose-1-phosphate guanylyltransferase, yielding MIQADFVWNDLGTWHSLLQLTQPNINDNYCEGNVVTSNTTNSLISSNNKLTNVVDLENIIIIDTVNGLVVGDKSKINTIQDLVLIGSKLGNTECTQLIDSYPTKYTSFEYTVNNFIQNYVGQSDITSDNAILSAACSDTLNIAILGDINYKNMYNQGWTHIIT
- a CDS encoding polyhydroxyalkanoate depolymerase: MMNYDLSTNYTYYVLEGLRAQIAPMHLGIKILKELYEHESLEDNGFARIMHAYLTLCERMTRKYTKPEFNILDTIIDDKTYNINEKVILKKPFCELRHFQKIGFQKELPKLLIVAPMAGHHATLLRSTVQELLPYADIYITDWTEASFVPLEAGHFDMDDYIDYVMEFISFIGPNVHTMAVCQPTVPLLAAISLMSESNSPNVPSSMILIGGPIDARKNPTAVNEFAQSKSLEWFCKMVTMKVPPNYPGYGRTVYPGFLQLAGFMSLNLFRHIDSHLELWQSLLNSDYKKADHTIKFYDEYLAGMDMPAEFYLQTIDEVFQQFSLARGKLVSEKRPIDLKHITRCALLGIEGELDDIAAVGQTKAALKLCANIPESMKRYHVQKGAGHYGVFSGSKFKQFIVPIIKDFIYDFDKTNFK